A window of the Bombina bombina isolate aBomBom1 chromosome 3, aBomBom1.pri, whole genome shotgun sequence genome harbors these coding sequences:
- the RLF gene encoding zinc finger protein Rlf, producing MKRNCTQEAMLLSKLCAESSEVSSDFFFRQTFITCLCTLLPNEEAFKEISRMDGKEVLDIICNLESENQDNTAFILCTTYLTQQLQNEITSCSWELTLFWSKLQRRIDPSLNHFLERCRQFGVIAKTLQHLFFLIKVVHTEAGDAGVSVSIVLCIRALQIQSNETDTTKSSVCKTIACLLPQDLEVRRACQLTEFLFEPTADALNTLEDLFMQPDQKNDEETSVISNSLRCELLLALKSHWMFDPEFWDWKTLKRHCLKLLGKESSDAEEENYEGPSTNVPDVLTSPLCSSENNLNETQFSPEDMSDVFQSHRVRKPVGSSERYKRWLQYKFFCVICKKEIIEARILHHAKMHLEDGVYTCPVCLKKIKKKEIFVTHVMGHMTMPTRHRPKKKKKNEKSVYSLEEDYVEDEFKANGYLSFKAIQDRNLQDRDVYPCPGTNCSREFKQFKYLSIHLKGEHSNNDENAEHYLLMKNLREKCAYCRRHFITNFHLRQHKRIHLGPLPFMCVSLDCNAMFKSINELLIHRQSHLELQFKCELEGCSLVFTDLGLLYHHEAQHFRDASFTCNFPGCKKFFYCTSELREHIASHQTLFGKNNDNETCVFKEIKNEQESFLPSSLQAQLYSYHDRESICSNSPTLSKRDLVTEMRIPSFTGVQNCKQSTFSDSSPNKNDCSSDSETSLSQGTHFDYFSKNAVKEQSGQQMLRPAQFTQNKATEATDVFCTAEGKNLNCLSSEGINEESTNANLDSQTPTCATSPHTASDVKQECNEILISGEYHRSASDDTLFELLTSLKHLNLKNSNACITNIPPPDHDDRASSSKNYTPPQKQEHFLSPYLAQLSAKPYFCELKGCKKAFVTKDALLVHYVKKHHYTREETLKLEMFHKKYSPFECHICHRSFTRRTLLRIHYRQKHLIGKERVNKARHKTLENKQSEKHFKKERHSSRLRKFKRNETARGSGSFSDVTYTGNGVSISSCFGEDFESRKGRGSKRTVAQGKLCYILNKYHKPFNCIHAACNSSFTTQRGLVRHYRIVHHYNREQLCLEKDREKSKREYIRSRKIFTCKFKECRKSFICSRALVRHYKEFHNHVENEIQELDIFCAENQFKPQMDDQKQIEETKSNMSEICCDVDYGAAFTDHTIYSQHISSYQRKYKLFDGRRKRKNVSKVSKDVRENYVDQRPRSHSIHKRKKVRVKNKVSKKDVIDFKTKEEALQMCAQNVDITQYPCRVHGCASVVKLESSIVRHYKLSHNITPSYISNNFSELVFCVKNFPQFENDESVLSKNLSPNKLPTLDLQEGIRTLLGQKEEHVKQMGDTKINDAVQKVSFNLSASVNNEIAPICIRESVVKICKSKQCFANVSEKETACSVKTQRLENNLVEWPQHTKDSKFHCSTDKNSQDQDVPNDAGLKNFKPTGFESSFLKFLEQSRETDDDSEVEYKPPKQCKLQNSFQNRNRRVPQEKTSEHGSLGGFQPLLSNTVQSSVSVPTLEDLRTILDKALTNCGDLALKQLHYQRPVVVLERSKFTTPLIDLFSGKKTDELCVGIS from the coding sequence gctgGAGATGCTGGTGTCTCGGTTTCAATAGTTTTATGCATTCGTGCTCTTCAGATCCAGTCAAATGAAACAGATACAACAAAATCTTCTGTTTGCAAAACAATTGCTTGCCTCTTACCACAAGATTTAGAAGTGAGAAGAGCCTGTCAGCTAACAGAATTTTTATTTGAACCAACTGCTGATGCTTTAAACACATTAGAAGATCTTTTCATGCAGCCAGATCAGAAGAATGACGAGGAAACCTCTGTTATTTCAAATTCCCTTCGTTGTGAACTCTTGCTAGCTTTGAAGAGCCACTGGATGTTTGATCCGGAATTCTGGGATTGGAAAACTTTAAAACGTCATTGCCTTAAGCTATTAGGCAAAGAATCTTCAGATGCTGAGGAAGAGAACTATGAAGGACCTTCTACTAATGTCCCGGATGTTTTAACTTCTCCTTTGTGTAGCTCTGAGAACAATCTAAATGAAACACAATTTTCTCCAGAAGATATGTCAGATGTGTTTCAGAGCCATAGAGTGAGAAAACCAGTTGGATCGTCAGAAAGGTATAAACGTTGGCTTCAATATAAATTTTTCTGTGtgatctgcaaaaaggaaataattgAGGCTAGAATTCTCCATCATGCTAAAATGCACCTTGAAGACGGAGTGTATACTTGCCCCGTGTGTCTTAAAAAAATCAAGAAGAAGGAAATTTTTGTTACCCATGTCATGGGGCATATGACTATGCCTACACGTCACAgacctaaaaagaaaaagaaaaatgaaaaaagtgtatacAGCTTAGAGGAGGACTATGTAGAGGATGAGTTTAAAGCTAATGGTTATCTATCATTCAAAGCAATCCAAGATCGAAATCTGCAAGACAGAGATGTGTATCCATGTCCTGGCACTAACTGTTCGAGGGAATTcaaacaatttaaatatttaagtatacACCTGAAAGGGGAGCACAGTAACAACGATGAAAATGCAGAGCACTATTTGCTTATGAAAAACTTGAGAGAAAAATGTGCATATTGTAGACGACATTTCATAACCAATTTTCATCTGAGGCAGCACAAGAGAATTCATTTAGGACCACTGCCTTTTATGTGTGTATCTTTAGATTGCAATGCCATGTTTAAGTCCATTAATGAACTACTAATCCACAGGCAATCCCATTTGGAGTTGCAATTTAAGTGTGAGTTAGAGGGGTGCAGCTTGGTTTTCACTGATTTAGGGCTTCTTTATCACCATGAAGCACAACATTTCAGAGACGCTTCATTCACATGCAATTTTCCAGGTTGTAAAAAATTCTTTTATTGTACTTCTGAACTCCGGGAACATATTGCCTCTCACCAAACACTTTTtggtaaaaacaatgataatgaAACATGTGTATTTAAGGAAATCAAGAATGAACAAGAAAGCTTTCTTCCCTCTTCGCTTCAAGCACAGTTGTATTCTTATCATGATAGAGAGAGCATTTGCAGCAACAGTCCCACACTGTCAAAGAGAGATTTAGTGACTGAAATGAGAATACCGTCTTTTACTGGAGTGCAAAATTGCAAGCAATCAACTTTCTCAGATTCATCTCCTAATAAAAATGATTGCTCTTCTGATTCAGAAACTTCTTTGAGTCAAGGAACACATTTTGATTATTTTAGCAAGAATGCAGTTAAAGAGCAAAGTGGTCAACAAATGCTTCGTCCAGCGCAGTTTACACAAAATAAGGCAACTGAAGCAACTGATGTTTTTTGCACTGcagaaggaaaaaacttaaattgcTTATCAAGTGAGGGTATTAATGAAGAGAGTACAAATGCAAATTTGGACTCTCAAACACCTACATGTGCTACCAGTCCACATACAGCAAGTGATGTGAAGCAGGAGTGTAATGAAATCTTGATTTCCGGGGAATATCACAGGTCTGCTTCTGATGATACCTTATTTGAGCTGCTTACAAGCctaaaacatttaaatttgaaaaactCTAATGCATGTATAACAAACATACCGCCTCCAGATCATGATGATAGAGCTAGCTCCTCCAAGAATTATACTCCTCCACAAAAGCAAGAACATTTTTTAAGTCCTTATCTTGCTCAATTGTCTGCTAAGCCGTATTTCTGTGAGCTTAAAGGTTGCAAAAAAGCATTTGTGACAAAAGATGCATTATTAGTGCACTATGTAAAAAAGCATCACTATACAAGGGAAGAAACACTTAAGTTGGAGATGTTTCATAAAAAATATTCTCCGTTTGAGTGTCATATTTGCCATAGATCATTTACAAGGAGAACTCTCCTAAGAATCCACTATAGACAAAAGCATCTTATAGGGAAAGAGAGAGTAAATAAAGCACGGCATAAAACACTTGAGAACAAACAAagtgaaaaacattttaaaaaagaaagaCACAGCAGCCGCTTGAGAAAATTTAAGAGAAATGAAACTGCAAGGGGATCAGGTTCATTTTCTGATGTAACATATACTGGTAATGGGGTCAGTATATCAAGCTGTTTTGGAGAGGACTTTGAAAGCAGAAAGGGTAGAGGAAGTAAGCGAACTGTTGCACAAGGGAAACTGtgctatatattaaataaatatcacAAACCATTTAATTGCATCCATGCAGCATGCAATTCTTCATTTACAACCCAAAGGGGCTTAGTTCGTCATTACCGTATTGTACACCACTATAACAGAGAACAGTTATGCCTAGAAAAGGACAGAGAAAAGTCTAAAAGAGAATATATCAGAAGTAGGAAAATATTCACCTGTAAATTTAAAGAATGTCGTAAGAGTTTTATTTGTTCAAGGGCCCTTGTCAGGCATTACAAAGAATTCCATAACCATGTTGAAAATGAAATCCAAGAACTTGATATTTTTTGTGCTGAAAACCAATTTAAACCACAAATGGATGACCAAAAACAAATTGAAGAAACTAAAAGCAATATGTCTGAAATCTGCTGTGATGTTGACTACGGTGCTGCATTTACTGACCACACAATCTATTCTCAGCACATATCATCCTATCAACGGAAATACAAGCTCTTTGACGGtagaagaaagagaaagaatgtGTCAAAGGTGTCGAAAGATGTGCGGGAAAACTATGTTGATCAAAGACCTCGCAGTCATTCAATTCACAAGAGAAAAAAGGTCCGTGTGAAAAATAAGGTTTCAAAGAAAGATGTGATTGATTTTAAAACAAAAGAAGAAGCTCTGCAAATGTGTGCTCAAAATGTCGACATAACACAGTACCCATGTAGGGTTCATGGCTGTGCATCTGTTGTAAAGTTAGAAAGTAGCATTGTCCGACATTACAAGTTATCACACAACATAACTCCTTCATACATAAGCAATAATTTTTCTGAATTAGTCTTCTGTGTTAAAAACTTTCCACAGTTTGAAAATGATGAATCAGTTTTGTCTAAAAATCTTAGTCCAAACAAATTACCTACACTTGATTTGCAAGAAGGTATAAGGACCCTTTTAGGGCAGAAGGAAGAACATGTGAAGCAGATGGGGGATACAAAAATAAATGATGCAGTTCAAAAAGTTTCTTTCAATTTAAGTGCTTCAGTAAACAATGAAATAGCTCCTATTTGCATTCGGGAATCTGTTGTCAAAATTTGTAAAAGTAAACAATGTTTTGCTAATGTTAGTGAAAAAGAGACTGCATGTTCTGTGAAAACACAAAGACTAGAAAACAATCTGGTTGAGTGGCCTCAACATACAAAGGATTCAAAATTTCATTGTTCCACAGATAAAAACAGCCAAGATCAGGATGTGCCCAATGATGCTGGGTTAAAGAACTTTAAACCTACGGGGTTTGAATCATCCTTTTTAAAATTTTTAGAGCAAAGTAGGGAAACAGATGATGACTCTGAGGTTGAATATAAGCCACCAAAGCAATGCAAACTACAAAACTCCTTCCAAAATCGAAATAGACGTGTGCCACAAGAAAAAACTTCAGAGCATGGGAGCCTGGGAGGATTCCAGCCCTTGCTTTCTAATACAGTTCAGTCCTCTGTATCTGTTCCTACTCTTGAGGATTTAAGGACAATATTAGATAAAGCATTAACGAACTGTGGAGACCTGGCTTTAAAACAACTGCATTATCAAAGACCTGTAGTAGTTTTAGAGCGATCTAAATTCACCACACCACTcatagatttgttttcaggcaaaaAAACTGATGAACTATGTGTTGGGATTTCATGA